A genomic segment from Aegilops tauschii subsp. strangulata cultivar AL8/78 chromosome 1, Aet v6.0, whole genome shotgun sequence encodes:
- the LOC109770220 gene encoding glutathione S-transferase F11, protein MPGAVKVFGSPTSSEVARVLACLFEKDVEFQLIRVDSFRGPNRMPQYLKLQPHGEALTFEDGSVTLVESRKILRHIADKYKRQGNLDLIGTGALERSSIEQWLQTEAQSFDVPSADMIYSLAYLPRTMPLDGRNDGGAGRQQKQQRDMMMSPSHMQKVEEMKQLFEKSSRDLSKVLDIYDQRLEEAEYLAGDKFTLADLSHMPNADRLASDERSARLIQSRRNVSRWWADVSSRESWVYVKSLQRPPSAEAPF, encoded by the exons ATGCCGGGAGCCGTGAAGGTGTTCGGGTCGCCGACGTCGTCGGAGGTCGCCCGCGTCCTGGCGTGCCTCTTCGAGAAGGATGTCGAGTTCCAGCTCATCCGCGTCGACTCCTTCCGCGGCCCCAACCGCATGCCCCAGTACCTCAAGCTGCAGCCGCACGGCGAGGCGCTCACCTTCGAGGACGGCAGCGTCACCCTCGTCG AGTCGAGGAAGATCCTGAGGCACATCGCCGACAAGTACAAGAGGCAGGGGAACCTGGACCTCATCGGGACGGGGGCGCTGGAGCGCTCGTCAATCGAGCAGTGGCTGCAGACGGAGGCGCAGAGCTTCGACGTGCCCAGCGCCGACATGATCTACAGCCTCGCCTACCTGCCGCGCACCATGCCGCTCGACGGGAGGAATGACGGCGGCGCCGGCAGGCAGCAGAAGCAGCAGCGGGACATGATGATGAGCCCGTCCCACATGCAGAAGGTGGAGGAGATGAAGCAGCTGTTCGAGAAGAGCAGCAGGGATCTGAGCAAGGTGCTGGACATCTACGACCAGCGGCTTGAGGAGGCCGAGTACCTCGCCGGCGACAAGTTCACCCTTGCTGACCTCTCCCACATGCCCAACGCCGACCGCCTCGCCTCCGACGAGCGCTCTGCCCGCCTCATCCAGTCCCGCAGGAACGTCAGTCGCTGGTGGGCCGACGTCTCGAGCCGCGAGTCCTGGGTGTACGTCAAGAGCCTGCAGCGCCCGCCGTCCGCCGAGGCGCCATTCTGA